The stretch of DNA GATCATTCTATGATGCAATCTCGAGATATTATTGATCCACTCACCGAGCAACCGCAACCAGGCAACCACAAACTCTGCACTGCAGATCCCGTTTTCCACGTGGCGTGATGGCGGCGCTGCCAGGTAGGCATCCAACGTAGGGAGGGGGGCATCTCCAGGGATTCAGATAAAGGGATAGGGTTGCTGGTATCCTCCATCCAATGAACGCCACACAGCTCTGAACCATATCTCATCTGCAGGGCCCCACCCCAGCGCCAAGCGCCAGATTTTCTCTGTGCATCGCAAGCTTACAATTTCTAGGGAAGTCTCGTCGTCGCCAAGAaggcagaggcagaggcagTTTGGTTTTGCATCCGTGTgtgtttttcttgtgttttgcaGCAGGGGAGCAGAGATGGCCACTGCATACGCTCCTCCCATGGCGAGCCAGCTGATGAAGAGCAGCTTGTCCAAGCCGAGGGGGCTGCCCGGTGCCTCGCTCACGAGGAGGCCCCGCTTCACGATCAAGGCCATCCAGCCGGACAAGGTTAGTAGAGTGAGCTGTGTGGAGCAATCACAAGTtgaatgttttctttttcacaagCAATGGTGTGTGATGATCAAGTAAATTcagatgttgtttggtttgttgCGTTCTTTTTATGTTTCTGTTCGTTTCGTTGtcccctttttttccctcgaTTAAATGACCACTTTCATATTCCAAGAAGAAATGTTTTAGACCAAACTGAATGTGAACCTCAGATATTGATAGGCATATACATTTTTAGTTAACCTCGTAGTTCTTGGCATGTGCTATTtgtagataaatacaatatgtCATATGTAATAGAGagaattaaaatatgacatatatctaaggccccgtttaaCACTGCTCTAGCTCCTAAGTCCAAATTTCTTTGAGCTGGCGCTGTGCCAAACAATataaattctattttttagaGTGAGTTTAGTGGAGCTGCTTATAAGAGATAAAATGAACTATATGGTGGAGCTAAGTTTTTACTGATTTACAGTTTCACTCCAGGTCAAAAGACCCACTATCCACAAGTTTTGAATGTAATTACGTGAAATTGCTGCTCAATTTTTTAGATGTAATATGGAAAATTGCTATTCAAGTTATTGAAATAGTAACTtaccacctccgtcccaaaataaacgaatttctgagtttttggatagaatttttaactctttgtcttatttaaaaaattttataattaatatttttattgttactccatgataaaacatgaataggaCTTtacatatgattatttttttatttttaataaattttttaaataagactaatggTTAAACGCTAAATCTAGAAAACCAtaaattctcttttttttttgggacagagtagtatgtatcatattttctactaaaaaaattgaccgATTTAGTGAAAGTTTGGTATGTCGAGACACTTTCTCGTAAAATATTTCTTGATATCAGACACTTTCTGAATGTTTGGTACCGCACGCAGGCAACGTACCAGGTGGTGCAGCCCATCAACGGCGACCCCTTCATCGGAAGCCTGGAGACGCCGGTGACCTCCAGCCCGCTCGTCGCCTGGTACCTCTCCAACCTCCCGGCGTACCGCACCGCCGTCAGCCCGCTGCTCCGCGGCATCGAGGTCGGCCTCGCCCACGGGtacctcctcctcggcccctTCGCGCTCACCGGCCCGCTCCGCAACACGCCGGTGCACGGCCAGGCCGGCGCCCTCGGCGCCATCGGCCTCGTCTCCATCCTCAGCGTCTGCCTCACCATGTACGGCGTCGCCTCcttcggcgagggcgagccgTCCACGGCGCCGACGCTCACGCTCACCGGCCGCCAGAAGGAGGCCGACAAGCTGCAGACCGCCGACGGCTGGGCGCAGTTCACCGGCGGCTTCTTCTTCGGCGGCGTCTCCGGCGCCCTCTGGGCCTACTTCCTCCTCTACGTGCTCGACCTCCCCTACTACTTCAAGTAGGCCGACCGATCAAGATTTGATCTTTGTTTGTATCCCGATGGCTGCAAATGCATGTGTAGATCGATGGGTCATGTGTTCATGTGGTGGCCAATCGAGTGCCTGCTTGATCTTTGTATAAATGGAGATGATATACTGCAGATCTAAGAGCAGTACAGAGGCTGCATGAATATATGGATGGTGTGCTGTTGTAACTTGGAAGTGTTAATTCCTTACTTGGATGCAGATAATTAATTTaccaggaaaagaaaaaaaggtttaACAATAATTGATCAGTTTATTAcaatattgtttgttttatttaatttccaaGGGAGAACAAAAATGGCCTAGTGTATTAGTGTAACACACAACTAAAACTTTATACCTTCGCTATTCATCTTGTCGCGTAGGGCCTAGCCATTATAGATGATGCAATGGCGAGGACATCATCTTGGATTTCTCGATGAGAGATGATGATTACGAGCACCATCTCCTtagagctcatcttctctggTGTTGATGATAATGGCCTACGAGCACCACATCCTTGTAGCTCATTTTCTCTTGTGTCGATGACAAATTGACAATGGTCTTCAACTTCTTGAACCAAAGATGAAAATTAAGGTTCCAAGTCAGGGGTGGGGCTGGAAGGTGAGTTGGGGAGGTTGAGGGAGGCTACACGCAGAACGCGTTTGACTATAGGCATTGAACAAAGGTAGGTGGCACCGCCAAAGATGTGGATTCCGATCACCTGTCATAAATGGCAGGATAGCACAGTGaaatatgagagaaaaaatagcaCCGTACTGTTGCTGATAGGATGTACGGTATTGTAGCAAAATCACCgtagataaaatataataaatttactgTACCAAACCACTGTAGCAGATGAATATGTGGTTGTCCATCTAGAAACGAATGACTGAGATCATGCCAATGACACTACACTATTCATTTGGTTCCATTAGCGTAGCAATGACAAGTGATCCAATTCCAAAAAATGTAGGGCTCTCTGACTTATGTATGCCCTCCACGAGCATacttttagagaaaaaaacacacgCTCCCAGAAGGCCTTTTTATGATATGGCTGACGACAGTTGAATGGTGCTCGGGGATTTTTGCATGTTGTCTCCTTAAAATCCACCCGTGCCTGTTTTTCTCCGTCAACCTCTCCTAACGACCATTTGtcacatcataaaaaaatgttagagGGTCTTAGGTTAtagatttgtaaatatttcaaatgaaatTATACTTTTCTcgatattttagaaaattaatatatcaatTGAAACCGAATGAAATCGTTACTTGTACCCACATTGGGCTCCTTTATCAGCACACCTCACATCCTGAATGACAGGATAAGCTCTACTATTTATTCCTGGCCAacccttctctcttctcaGCCCATTTCCTTTTATTTCCGATATGGCCCAAATCTCTTGTTCTCCTCGTAAACCTAGGCCGGGCCACCAATCCAATATTATTGGTCATCACTACACACGTACATACACGTGCCTCACTGTGTTTGATCTTTTATACGTATATTTTctgtactattttttataacaaaaatctatatataatttttcattttatatttttaaattattaaatacatatatgaaaaatatacaatAGAACATACTCTTCTTCATCTAATATGATGCACACATTTTAAGGATATATGAAGGGCTCAGATGGTATGTGTACATGAACATATGTTATAAAaatcgtatatatatatatatatatatatatgatatatatgtatatatatattatatcaatTTCGGTTCAATAATATGAGTAAAAACATGGTGTCATGCTGTCATacaatattttccttttttaaaaaatatctcttttGACATTTTCATTAATCATTTTCTTTAGACAGATAGAAATACCCTATCTTATCCATGTGGATATATTGCTTCCTCTAGTTGGTTTTTTCTGTCATTCATTCTTTCCAACTATTAGAATCGGAAcactattttttgttcttttagcAATTACATACAATATGTATACACACACCATTAAACATGCATACCATACTGACACAGCAACTAATGTGCCCCTAAAAAATACGCTCAAAGAGTGTGCATCTACACCGTCTGTGTAACTGTGTATTACATATCTGTGGAAACCAGCTAGGATTTAATAGCCTCATTGTTTTGGCAAcattatataaacattttccaaaatttgaattttagagctaattttagatttgattttgagattttttatcatagcttATTGTACATCAATTAATCTTAGAATGGTAAGAacacatatgaaaaaaatttactcacaaattatttttaattgctaatgTGTCATTTCACTTATACCTATTATAAGTgaataagcaaaaagatgaggccCTAAATTTTGTCAGATTTTCTAAAGTTGTTTTAGcttagaaaacatatatatatcgtttTGGAAATTCTATATAGACTCTGCATCATTTCTACGTACCATGTGTTGCCttgtaaaataaatgttattcctctcagaaaaaataataatatttttttttgaaaaaccaACAATAATATTATCTGGGTTGTTTGCTTAATTCTTGTATGCAACCATAAAATGATTTACGTTTGAAGTTAGAGGGACTAGATCATTTCATTATTTTCAGTTCCTCCTTAAAtattttagccgttttggtaGTTCTAAACGCTTCCATCTTTTATTCCATGTATGTCCATACCAAAAAGATAATATCCAATCAGAAATAAACGATTTATAATTTCCAGCGTAGTATAAAATTAGGAACAACAATTCATCCAGCCcaaagaaataagaaaagtGAAATTTTGCGAGGTTTGAGTGAATGTAAAATGTCCTATATTCTCTGCACAACTTGTAGgaaaaaatgtttgattttcctataattataccTAAACAAAATAACACTAGTAGGAATTAACCCTTAAGAATATACATCCTTGCTTCTCCTCTAAACCGAGTAAAAATTACTTACAtaggttttttatcatccttaaaaaatatcttaagctaccaaaaattagtacaagagtttttttaccaaagtacATGAGGGTACCAacaattttagtataaatttttgataactTAAGGTATAAAGTACCTCAAAGTATcatactttttacactaaaaaatattgtaccttgggatactttttttttaggatggtaaaaaatctcttattacaatttttgatacctcaaAGTACAAAGTAACTGAAGTATGGTAACTTGAGATACCTtttcaaagatgataaaaaaaaagctcactTACATTTGTAATATGTTAACCGGCATAGATAACTGTTCTCGTTCGCTTTAAACAATCTTGCAAAAAGGTAAACGAAAACCAAACCACAAGTTTGTAGGTGTACCACCTCGCAACTGTAGTAGTACTGTTCATGGATCATAACATCCTACCTGTATAGGTATGGACCTGATGTGAAAAAGAAGGTGTTCTTTCAgctgagaaaaagaaaacacaagtTTGTTGAGAATGTAGagttgtcctttttttttctgaatcgTCTCCATCTTTCCAATGCTCTAATCAAAACGATCCATTGTTTCGACGTCCCCTCTCTGTCAGGTTCCTGTCTTGCAAATCCGCCAATCTGCTCATGTTTCGGTCACTCACCCCTGTGATTGCGTAGCACCAAATTATTCTTTCATATCGTTGGGAAACGATGCGAGAAACAAGGGCTATGTCTAAAATTCTGAACCTCTCGATGTGCATGAGTTGGGAGTCTGAaactctctcttttctttttcgagGGATAATCTCCGACCGCACCTGAACACACACTACACTCACACCACAACACACGCGTACACAGGTACATGTCCCTACCACATGCTTAGTATTTTGTGGTGTGCACACGTGTGAGAGAATAATCATTAGGTGAGTTGCGCGAGTTGTGATGCCAGGGATCGAACTCGTGTGGGCTGCTCGTGCCCGTGCTCGGTTCTCGGAGTCCGAAACTCTCAATATGCAGTAGCCCATCGATCTTGGCTAGCTAGAGACGACGTTCCTTTGTGAAGCAAATGGTTTCGTGTGGTATGCTTTGCAGAATTGCAGTCATCATCCCTTTCAGACTGACCGAGATGTATATAGCTTATTTGCCTTTTGGTCACTGCAGATGACCAGTGACGTAAATGTGCTGATAGTTTTTGAgtcaaagaaagagagaaaatggtTGGTGAGGAGGTGACCAGGAATGGGAGCACCATCATTCGTTCACCGTAGATAGGCTAGATTAATGCCTTAAGCCTCCCTAGGGATTCGATCCGAAAGCTCCGAATTTCGGCGAATTTCACCCGTTTCGCTGATTTCACACCCATTTCATTTGAACTTAATTAAGTTTGGTCAAGTCTGTCAAGTTTAGTTCGTATTCAAGCAAAATTCGCCCTAAATTTCCGAGACTCATCCATTGCGGTGATCACCAGGATTTTCTTGTAATCGGATCCCAGAACCATATTGCCTCACTGAAGGAGGAAATGGGTGTGTGAAATGGAGGAGTACCTGTAGATGCATGTGCAGGGCACAGCAAAATGATCAGGATGAGGGCCAATGTCTCTTTAATTTACCTCCCTGGCCTAGCTATAGCTTCTTCCTTCCAATCCATCGATCACTTCTTTTTTCCTGGCCCATAAACTTTGCTCTAGTCAAAATCTTTCAAATGTTCTTTTCATCCTAGATAGCAAGGAAATTGCGGAAGCGGTTCAAAAAAATGACTACATCACAAACCCCACACATTGGTATCTTTTGCCTCTGTGGTTCAGGTTAAAAATGCAAGCTGGCCAACTTCATCTAAGAGTGACATGGATTCCAAGACATCTTAACATGGTGGCTGATGGCTTAGCAGTCAAAGCTCGTcgctcatcatcatcaagttCCATTAACGCTCTTTGTCAGAATGTAAATCACATCTCAGCTGCTTTATCTTGCCCTGTCTTGGGCTTGTCAATCCTTCTTGATGTAACCCTCTCTCATGTACTTTGTgtttaacataaataaatccatCGATCACTTGACTTGGAGAAAGCTGGGAAAGGCACACATCAATAATATGTGTTCTCATGCATGCTTGCTTTTGTGTTGGCTGTTGCTTATGAACGTATTCTTCTTTTTagattgcaaaatttttttgcaaaagtatcacatcaagtttttcgacacacatttgaaatattaaacgtagtctaattacaaaacaaatttcagattctgcctgtaaaccacgagacgaatcttttaagtctaattaatccatcattagcacatgttggttactgtagcatttatagctaatcatgttctaattaggctcaaaagattcgtctcacgatttcccttataactatgtaattagttttaatgttcatgtatatttaatgctttatttaaatattcaaatatttgatatgatgtttttagaaaaatttttaaaaactaaacagggccgaGCCTCACGATTGCAAGCTCTTGTCTTGTCTTCGGTGACTGACACTAGCTGCAAAGGGTCGCCCTAGCTAGCTTGCGACTTGGAACAAAAGAAGGGGAGATATCTATCAATATAGCTTGGCCTAGTACTGGTACTAAACAATTGGGCAGCAAG from Oryza brachyantha chromosome 12, ObraRS2, whole genome shotgun sequence encodes:
- the LOC102714420 gene encoding photosystem I reaction center subunit XI, chloroplastic, whose translation is MATAYAPPMASQLMKSSLSKPRGLPGASLTRRPRFTIKAIQPDKATYQVVQPINGDPFIGSLETPVTSSPLVAWYLSNLPAYRTAVSPLLRGIEVGLAHGYLLLGPFALTGPLRNTPVHGQAGALGAIGLVSILSVCLTMYGVASFGEGEPSTAPTLTLTGRQKEADKLQTADGWAQFTGGFFFGGVSGALWAYFLLYVLDLPYYFK